The Pyricularia oryzae 70-15 chromosome 5, whole genome shotgun sequence genome includes a region encoding these proteins:
- a CDS encoding GPI mannosyltransferase 2, with protein sequence MIATIAGPSPLWTIVRLFALWKGMLVLVAAGSALVGPAYDTSASLLLAPASNSSSSMFLARLSSWDAVYFVQQAQRGYVFEQEWAFGEGLPRIITRALRGLNSVGLLRDGGLEAIAVVGVMVAHVSHLLSSLALFWLGALVLGDQRQALVAACLHVLSPAGLFLSAPYAEAGFSYLSFFGLYLFAVSQSPDAAAYGGGLKKDGAVIVSGFLLGRATTFRTNGLLNGVPFAYAFCRDCLRFLSAPSLAGLRRVVVLGVAGLCIAAGSVWPQAVAYTRYCGDSLAEGLSRPEWCSQTIPSIYSFVQRRYWGTGLFQYWTISNAPLFLLAAPMLYILTRSGWEMATASSGESAEGVKITAKGDMADLVKSLAAAQIILAVTALTSYHVQIITRLSSGYAVWYWWLAQRLAGDKKAGGFGKGVVTFMIMYAGIQAVLFSSFLPPA encoded by the exons ATGATTGCAACAATCGCCGGCCCGTCGCCACTGTGGACGATTGTTCGTCTGTTTGCGCTATGGAAGGGCATGCTCGTGCTTGTCGCGGCTGGGAGCGCGCTGGTCGGCCCCGCATATGACACGTCGGCaagcctgctgctggcgccggCCTCCAACTCGTCGTCATCCATGTTCCTGGCGAGGCTGTCGAGCTGGGATGCCGTTTATTTCGTGCAGCAGGCGCAGCGCGGCTACGTCTTTGAGCAGGAGTGGGCTTTTGGCGAGGGGCTGCCACGCATAATTACGCGAGCGCTTCgag GACTCAACTCTGTTGGCCTGCTCCGTGACGGCGGGCTCGAGGCTATTGCGGTCGTGGGCGTCATGGTCGCGCACGTGTCTCACCTCCTATCCTCGCTAGCGCTCTTCTGGCTCGGCGCCCTCGTGCTGGGCGACCAGCGCCAGGCCCTCGTGGCCGCGTGCCTGCACGTGCTCTCGCCCGCCGGCCTGTTCCTCTCGGCCCCGTACGCCGAGGCCGGCTTCTCCTACCTGTCCTTTTTCGGGCTGTACCTGTTTGCCGTGAGCCAGAGCCCTGACGCCGCCGCGTACGGGGGCGGCCTGAAAAAGGACGGCGCCGTGATCGTGTCGGGGTTCCTGCTCGGCCGCGCCACCACGTTTCGCACCAACGGCCTGCTCAACGGCGTGCCGTTTGCGTATGCGTTTTGCCGCGACTGCCTGCGCTTCCTGTCTGCCCCGTCGCTGGCCGGTCTGAGgcgcgtcgtcgtcctcggcgtCGCGGGCCTCTGCATCGCTGCCGGGTCCGTctggccgcaggcggtcGCGTACACCCGGTACTGCGGCGACTCGTTGGCGGAGGGCCTGAGTCGTCCAGAGTGGTGCAGCCAGACTATTCCTAGCATATACTCGTTTGTGCAGCGCAGATACTG GGGCACCGGCCTTTTCCAATATTGGACCATCTCCAACGCTCCCCTGTTCTTGCTCGCAGCCCCGATGCTGTATATTCTGACTAGATCAGGGTGGGAAATGGCTACTGCATCGTCTGGAGAATCCGCCGAAGGTGTCAAAATCACTGCCAAAGGTGACATGGCCGATCTGGTCAAGAGTCTTGCTGCAGCACAGATCATTCTTGCCGTGACGGCCCTGACGAGCTACCACGTTCAGATCATCACCCGTCTTTCTTCAGGATATGCTGTCTGGTATTGGTGGTTAGCACAACGTCTTGCTGGGGACAAAAAGGCCGGCGGCTTCGGGAAGGGGGTTGTGACCTTTATGATCATGTACGCTGGCATCCAAGCAGTCTTGTTTTCGTCCTTTCTCCCACCAGCCTGA